A single Montipora foliosa isolate CH-2021 chromosome 7, ASM3666993v2, whole genome shotgun sequence DNA region contains:
- the LOC138009549 gene encoding tetratricopeptide repeat protein 28-like, with product MVDGKLEAVEQRMLELAIAISTEDRHLEGRAHFHLGVAYFNLPDYQQAIKKYAQALHIFIQIGCRAEEGAVYDNLGYAYFSLGNFRQAIRYYEKYLNIAEEVGDRAREGSTYGNLGSAYLSLGNFKQAIEYYKKHLSIAKEVGDRTGEGSAYGNLGNAYCNLRNFKQAIEYHEKQLSISKEVGDRVGEGSTYGNLGNTYHRLGNFKEAIEYYKKYLSIAKEVGNMAGDGSTYENLGNAHLSLGNIKQAIEYYEKDLSIAKEVGNRAEEGSAYGNLGKAYFRLGDIKQAIKYYEKDLSIEKEVGNRAAEGSAYGNLGNAYLSLGNFKQAIENYEKHLNIAKEVGDRAGEGSTYKNLGSVYLSLGNFKQAVEYCEKHLSIAKEVGDKAGEGSTYENLGNAYHNLGNFKQAVEYYKKHLSIAKEVGNRAGDGSTYGNLGSAYLSLGNFKQAIEYYKKHLSIAKEVGDRTGEGSAYGNLGNAYCKLGNFKQAIEYHEKQLSISKEVGDRVGEGSTYGNLGNTYHSLGNFKEAIEYYKKHLSIAKEVGNMAGDGSTHGNLGNAHLSLGNIKQAIEYYEKDLSIAKEVGNRAGEGSAYGNLGNAYDNLGNFKEAMEYHKKHLSIAKEVGDRAGEGLAYGNLGNTYCDLGNLKQAIEYHEKRLCIAKEVGARAGEGSAYGSLGNAYFNLGDFKQAIEYHEKHLSIAKKVGDRSGEGLAHGNLGNAYLRLGNFKQAIKYHEKHLSITKEVGDRSGEGLAHGNLGNAYLSLGNFKQAIEYYEKDLNIAKEVGNKAGKASPYGNLGNAYLSVGNFKKAIEYYEKHLSIAKKVGKRVEEGSTYGNLGNVYRNLGNFKKAIEYYEKHLSIAKEAGNRTGEGSAYANLGNAYSNLGNFKQAIEYHEHSLSIFKEIGDCLREGHAWYSQGRDHELLGSLSKSLNCYRLSIKHFDETRRSLKSEDEWKISFRDSYHMSYTALWRTLLKKGEIEEALYAAENGRAQALIDILKDQYGIDSRSFSALAPNQTLAASLPSQAVFVALDKNKITFWVLRKDSKISFRQNEIANGSADLLMETILRGIGVGDGVRCENRSLDPLRSDLSCSKKPISAKTVLPSSSSITSLQPLYDVLLEPVADLLQGNDLIVVPDGPFCLAPYSALSKSISIRTVPSLTAFNVIVGAPEDFHSKTGALLVGDPWLKEVTNEKGEPILEQLPCAKQEVEMIGQLLQTTPLTGKSATKAEVLKSMKSVALVHIAAHGCQKTGEIALAPNTERKSPIPKEEDFILKMSDVQRISLRARLVVLSCCHSGRGEVKSEGVVGIARAFLCAGARSVLVSLWAIDDEVTLLFMRTFYQHLADGKRASAALQLAMKSLRESKQYCAVKHWAPFVLVGDDVTLEFPKKNESMSKMLEDYVAEPDAAVISELVKKK from the exons ATGGTAGATGGGAAGTTAGAGGCTGTAGAGCAGCGAATGCTAGAGCTTGCCATTGCAATAAGTACAGAAGACAGGCATCTTGAAGGAAGGGCTCATTTTCATCTCGGAGTTGCTTACTTCAACCTACCTGATTATCAACAGGCCATAAAAAAATATGCACAAGCATTACATATTTTCATACAAATAGGCTGCAGGGCTGAGGAGGGAGCAGTCTATGACAACCTGGGCTATGCCTATTTTAGTCTGGGTAATTTTAGACAAGCCATTCGGTACTACGAAAAATATCTAAATATTGCtgaagaagtaggggatagggctagggagggatcaacctatggaaatctgggaagtgcctatcttagtctaggtaattttaaacaagccattgagtactataaaaaacatcttagtattgctaaagaagtaggggataggactggggagggatcagcctatggaaatctggggaATGCCTACTGCAATCTtcgtaattttaaacaagccattgagtaccacgAAAAACAGCTTAGTATttctaaagaagtaggggatagggttggggagggatcaacctatggaaatctgggaaataccTATCATAGactaggtaattttaaagaagccattgagtactacaaaaaatatcttagtattgcaaaagaagtgggTAATATGGCTGGAGACGGATCAACCTAtgaaaatctgggaaatgcccatcttagtctaggtaatattaaacaagccattgagtactacgaaaaagatcttagtattgcaaaagaagtaggtaatagggctgaggagggatcagcctatggaaatttGGGAAAAGCCTATTTTCGTCTAGGTGATATTAAACAAGCCATtaagtactacgaaaaagatcttagtattgaaaaagaagtaggtaatagggcggcagagggatcagcctatggaaatctgggaaatgcctatcttagtctaggtaattttaaacaagccattgaaaactacgaaaaacatcttaatattgctaaagaagtaggggatagggctggggagggatcaacctataaaaatctgggaagtgtctatcttagtctaggtaattttaaacaagccgtTGAGTACtgtgaaaaacatcttagtattgcaaaagaagtaggggataaagctggggagggatcaacctatgaaAATCTAGGAAATGCCTATcacaatctaggtaattttaaacaagccgttgagtactacaaaaaacatcttagtattgcaaaagaagtaggtaatagggctggagacggatcaacctatggaaatctgggaagtgcctatcttagtctaggtaattttaaacaagccattgagtactataaaaaacatcttagtattgctaaagaagtaggggataggactggggagggatcagcctatggaaatctggggaATGCCTACTGCAAgcttggtaattttaaacaagccattgagtaccacgAAAAACAGCTTAGTATttctaaagaagtaggggatagggttggggagggatcaacctatggaaatctgggaaataccTATCATAGCctaggtaattttaaagaagccattgagtactacaaaaaacatcttagtattgcaaaagaagtgggTAATATGGCTGGAGACGGATCAACCCATGGAAATCTAGGAAATGCccatcttagtctaggtaatattaaacaagccattgagtactacgaaaaagatcttagtattgcaaaagaagtaggtaatagggctggggaggggtcagcctatggaaatctgggaaatgcctatgacaatctaggtaattttaaagaaGCCATGGAGTACCacaaaaaacatcttagtattgctaaagaagtaggggatagggctggggagggattagcctatggaaatctgggaaataccTATTGCGATCTTGGTaatcttaaacaagccattgagtaccacgAAAAACGTCTttgtattgcaaaagaagtaggggctagggctggggagggatcagcctatggaagtTTGGGAAACGCCTATTTTAATCTAggtgattttaaacaagccattgagtaccacgaaaaacatcttagtattgcaaaaaaaGTAGGTGATAGGTCTGGGGAGGGATTAGCccatggaaatctgggaaatgcctatcttcgtctaggtaattttaaacaagccattaagtaccacgaaaaacatcttagtattacAAAAGAAGTAGGTGATAGGTCTGGGGAGGGATTAGCccatggaaatctgggaaatgcatatcttagtctaggtaattttaaacaagccattgagtactacgaaaaagatcttaatattgctaaagaagtagggaataAAGCTGGGAAGGCATCACcgtatggaaatctgggaaatgcctatcttagtgtaggtaattttaaaaaagccatagagtactacgaaaaacatctcaGTATTGCAAAAAAAGTTGGTAAGAGGGTTgaggagggatcaacctatggaaatctgggaaatgtctatcgcaatctaggtaattttaaaaaagccattgagtactacgaaaaacatcttagtattgctaaagaagcaGGGAATAGAACTGgcgagggatcagcctatgccaatctgggaaatgcctattccaatctaggtaattttaaacaagccattgagtaccatGAACACAGTCTTagtattttcaaggaaattggaGACTGTCTACGAGAGGGACATGCGTGGTATTCCCAAGGTCGTGATCATGAATTGTTGGGTTCCTTGAGTAAGTCACTCAATTGTTATCGTTTaagtataaaacattttgatgaaacaaggcgTAGTCTGAAGTCAGAAGATGAATGGAAAATAAGTTTTCGTGATTCTTATCACATGTCATACACTGCTCTGTGGAGGACACTTTTGAAGAAAggagagattgaagaagctttgtatgctgctgagaacggtcgagcacaggctttgatAGATATTTTGAAAGATCAATACGGCATTGACTCTCGGTCATTTTCTGCACTTGCTCCGAATCAAACTCTTGCAGCTTCATTACCTTCACAAGCCGTTTTTGTGGCACTTGACAAGAACAAGATCACGTTTTGGGTGCTAAGAAAAGACAGCAAGATCAGCTTTCGGCAAAACGAAATCGCGAATGGAAGTGCTGATTTGTTGATGGAAACTATTTTGAGAGGGATCGGCGTAGGGGATGGTGTcagatgcgagaatcgttctTTGGATCCACTACGCAGTGACCTGTCTTGCAGCAAAAAACCTATCAGTGCGAAAACAGTTCTACCATCTTCATCCTCTATTACCTCTTTACAACCGTTGTATGATGTCTTGCTCGAGCCAGTTGCAGACTTGCTCCAAGGAAATGATTTAATCGTTGTTcccgatggaccattttgcttggctccataTTCTGCATTGAGCAAATCTATCAGTATCCGCACTGTTCCCTCGTTGACAGCTTTTAATGTGATCGTTGGTGCACCTGAAGACTTCCACAGTAAGACTGGAGCACTACTTGTAGGTGATCCGTGGTTGAAGGAAGTTACTAACGAGAAAGGGGAGCCCATTTTGGAACAGCTTCCGTGCGCAAAACAAGAGGTAGAGATGATTGGACAACTTCTTCAGACAACACCGCTGACTGGAAAAAGTGCCacgaaagctgaggtgctgaaaagtATGAAATCAGTTGCCTTAGTTCACATTGCAGCACATGGATGccaaaaaacgggagaaattgctttagcACCAAATACCGAACGGAAATCGCCAATCCCCAAAGAGGAagacttcattttgaaaatgtcggatgttcagagaatttctcttcgagcaagACTAGTTGTGCTGAGCTGTTGTCACAGTGGCCGTGGAGAAGTGAAGTCTGAGGGAGTGGTGGGAATTgcaagggctttcctgtgtgctggagctcggtctgttttggtgtcactctgggcaattgatgacgAGGTAACGTTGCTGTTCATGAGGACCTTCTACCAGCACTTGGCAGATGGAAAACGCGCAAGTGCAGCTCTTCAACTAGCAATGAAATCTTTGCGAGAGTCAAAGCAGTATTGCGCTGTAaagcactgggcgccatttgtgctggttggcgatgatgtcacgctggaatttccaaaaaagAATG aatcGATGTCAAAGATGCTTGAAGACTACGTGGCAGAGCCTGACGCTGCAGTGATTTccgaacttgtaaaaaaaaagtag